One Amycolatopsis sp. NBC_00355 genomic window carries:
- a CDS encoding cytochrome P450 encodes MTRTPGLPMERDAGPFDPPRDITRLRETRPVSPLLFPDGHEGWLVTGYDAVRQVMADTRFSSRQDIGVLHVPYETPGMPVVTEPSPQLPGVFIAMDPPDHSRLRKRLTGAFTVKRMKQLEGHIVDVVERQLDEMAKLTPPIDLVREFALPVPSLVICELLGVPYTDRADFQANSAQFMVKEQPFEQKMGAYIALNTYLAELVTRKRADPGDDILSDLAAQDDLTVEELTGVAFLLLLAGHETTANMLSLGTFALLEHPGQRAALAADPELLPGAVEELLRYLSVADIFFRYATEDLELGGETIPEGATVVISLLAANRDPKRFEHPDTLDVHRTARGHLSFGHGVHQCLGQQLARIEMRAGFEALLRRFPTLELAVPAGDVKLRTDMNIYGVHELPVTWTAVDR; translated from the coding sequence ATGACCCGGACCCCAGGCCTGCCCATGGAACGCGACGCCGGCCCGTTCGACCCGCCCCGCGACATCACCCGGCTGCGGGAGACCCGGCCCGTCAGCCCGCTGCTCTTCCCCGACGGCCACGAAGGCTGGCTCGTCACCGGTTATGACGCCGTCCGCCAGGTCATGGCCGATACGCGCTTCAGCTCGCGGCAGGACATCGGTGTCCTGCACGTGCCGTACGAGACTCCCGGGATGCCGGTCGTCACCGAGCCCTCGCCGCAGCTGCCCGGGGTGTTCATCGCGATGGACCCACCCGACCACAGCCGGCTGCGGAAAAGGCTGACCGGGGCCTTCACCGTCAAGCGGATGAAGCAGCTCGAAGGGCACATCGTCGACGTCGTCGAGCGGCAGCTGGACGAGATGGCGAAGCTGACGCCGCCGATCGACCTCGTCCGGGAGTTCGCGCTGCCGGTGCCGTCGCTGGTGATCTGCGAACTGCTCGGCGTCCCCTACACCGACCGCGCGGACTTCCAGGCGAACTCCGCCCAGTTCATGGTCAAGGAGCAGCCGTTCGAGCAGAAGATGGGCGCCTACATCGCGCTCAACACCTACCTCGCCGAACTGGTCACGCGCAAACGGGCCGACCCCGGCGACGACATCCTGTCCGATCTGGCCGCCCAGGACGACCTCACCGTCGAGGAGCTGACCGGCGTCGCCTTCCTGCTGCTGCTCGCCGGCCACGAGACCACCGCCAACATGCTGTCGCTGGGCACGTTCGCGCTGCTGGAGCACCCCGGGCAGCGTGCGGCCCTGGCCGCCGACCCGGAGCTGCTGCCCGGGGCCGTCGAGGAGCTGCTGCGCTACCTGTCCGTCGCCGACATCTTCTTCCGCTACGCCACCGAGGACCTCGAGCTCGGCGGGGAGACCATCCCCGAGGGGGCGACTGTCGTCATCTCGCTGCTGGCGGCCAACCGCGACCCGAAGCGGTTCGAGCACCCCGACACCCTGGACGTCCACCGCACGGCCCGCGGGCACCTGTCCTTCGGCCACGGCGTCCACCAGTGCCTCGGCCAGCAGCTGGCCCGGATCGAGATGCGCGCCGGGTTCGAGGCGCTGCTGCGGCGTTTCCCGACGCTGGAACTCGCCGTCCCCGCCGGCGACGTGAAGCTCCGGACCGACATGAACATCTACGGCGTCCACGAGCTGCCCGTCACCTGGACGGCGGTGGACCGGTGA
- a CDS encoding nitroreductase family deazaflavin-dependent oxidoreductase, whose amino-acid sequence MAVADDLDRATDSSWDWVAEQTRTYLASGGTEGHESNGVYTLILATTGRKTGEPRRTCLIYGTAGDDFVVVASKAGADEDPAWFKNLEADPSVGVQVGTRRFTARARVVPAAERPPLWDRMARIFPLYDEYARKTDRVIPIVLLTPQD is encoded by the coding sequence ATGGCTGTCGCCGACGACCTCGACCGCGCCACCGACTCTTCGTGGGACTGGGTCGCCGAGCAGACCCGCACGTACCTGGCCTCGGGCGGCACCGAGGGCCACGAGTCGAACGGCGTGTACACGCTCATCCTCGCCACGACCGGCCGCAAGACCGGCGAACCGCGCCGCACCTGCCTGATCTACGGCACCGCGGGGGACGACTTCGTCGTCGTCGCCTCCAAGGCCGGCGCCGACGAGGATCCGGCGTGGTTCAAGAACCTCGAAGCGGACCCGAGCGTCGGGGTGCAGGTCGGCACCCGCCGGTTCACCGCCCGCGCCCGGGTCGTGCCCGCGGCCGAGCGCCCGCCCCTGTGGGACCGGATGGCGCGCATCTTCCCGCTGTACGACGAATACGCGCGGAAGACCGACCGCGTGATCCCGATCGTCCTGCTCACCCCGCAGGACTGA
- a CDS encoding VOC family protein — protein sequence MTIHRMDHVGVVVEDLAAAVAFFVELGLELEGETTVEGKWADQLIGLDGVRADIAFLRTPDGHSRVEVSAFRSPVTTSPAPRAPVNVPGIPRFTFVVDALDDVLARLRPHGAELVGEVARYEDYCRYGYVRGPAGVIIGLVEELT from the coding sequence ATGACGATCCACCGGATGGACCACGTCGGCGTCGTCGTCGAGGATCTCGCGGCCGCTGTCGCGTTCTTCGTCGAACTGGGCCTGGAGCTGGAAGGCGAGACCACCGTCGAAGGCAAGTGGGCCGATCAGCTGATCGGGCTGGACGGCGTCCGCGCGGACATCGCCTTCCTGCGGACCCCGGACGGCCACAGCCGGGTCGAGGTGTCGGCGTTCCGTTCGCCGGTCACCACCAGTCCCGCGCCGCGGGCGCCGGTGAACGTCCCGGGCATCCCCCGCTTCACGTTCGTGGTGGACGCGCTCGACGACGTCCTCGCCCGCCTGCGCCCCCACGGCGCCGAACTCGTCGGCGAGGTCGCGCGGTACGAGGACTACTGCCGCTACGGCTACGTCCGCGGGCCGGCGGGCGTCATCATCGGGCTGGTCGAGGAGCTGACGTAG
- a CDS encoding RNA polymerase sigma factor has product MGTADVEAVWRIESARIVAALTRFTGDFGLAEDAAQEAVAEALVSWPRAAPADPAGWLMTTARRRAIDAIRRRAALRDRYALLADDDRIDAEEADPDRIDDDVLALMFISCHPVLSPESRVALTLRVVGGLSTEEIARAFLVSVPTVQARITRGKKTIAAAGVPFEVPTATERRERLGGVLSVLYVIFTEGSTATSGDRLVRPDVAYEAIRLARKLAAVLPDEPEVHGLLALCELTAARFPARTGPDGAPVLLEDQDRRRWDFSAITRGLAALAKASARGLGPYGLQAAIAATHASASSVEATDWDRIVVLYEALGRVAPSPVVELNRAVAVAMASGPEPALAIVDELVATDRLPGSHLVPTVRGELLARLGRRPEARAELELAARLCANQRERSVLLRKAATLG; this is encoded by the coding sequence ATGGGGACGGCCGACGTCGAAGCCGTCTGGCGGATCGAGTCGGCGCGGATCGTCGCCGCGCTGACCCGGTTCACCGGCGATTTCGGGCTGGCCGAGGACGCGGCCCAGGAGGCGGTGGCCGAGGCGCTGGTGTCGTGGCCGCGCGCCGCTCCGGCCGATCCGGCCGGCTGGCTGATGACCACGGCCCGGCGGCGGGCGATCGACGCGATCCGCCGCCGGGCGGCTCTCCGGGACCGCTACGCCCTGCTGGCGGACGACGACCGGATCGACGCCGAAGAAGCCGACCCCGACCGGATCGACGACGACGTCCTCGCGCTGATGTTCATCAGCTGCCACCCGGTGCTCTCCCCCGAGTCCCGGGTGGCGCTGACCCTGCGGGTGGTCGGCGGCCTGTCCACCGAGGAGATCGCCCGCGCGTTCCTCGTCTCCGTGCCGACCGTGCAGGCCCGGATCACCCGGGGCAAGAAGACGATCGCGGCGGCCGGTGTGCCGTTCGAGGTGCCGACCGCCACCGAGCGCCGGGAGCGGCTGGGCGGCGTGCTCAGCGTCCTCTACGTGATCTTCACCGAGGGGTCGACGGCGACCTCGGGTGACCGGCTGGTGCGCCCCGACGTCGCGTACGAGGCGATCCGGCTGGCCCGCAAGCTGGCCGCGGTGCTGCCGGACGAGCCGGAGGTGCACGGCCTGCTCGCGTTGTGCGAGCTGACCGCCGCGCGCTTCCCGGCCCGGACCGGCCCGGACGGTGCGCCGGTCCTGCTCGAAGACCAGGACCGGCGGCGGTGGGACTTCTCGGCGATCACCCGCGGGCTGGCCGCGCTGGCCAAGGCGTCGGCTCGCGGCCTCGGCCCCTACGGCCTGCAGGCCGCGATCGCCGCCACCCACGCGTCGGCGTCCTCGGTCGAGGCGACCGACTGGGACCGGATCGTGGTGCTCTACGAGGCGCTGGGCCGGGTCGCGCCCTCGCCGGTGGTCGAGCTCAACCGGGCCGTCGCCGTGGCGATGGCCTCGGGTCCGGAGCCGGCCCTGGCCATCGTCGACGAGCTGGTCGCCACGGACCGGCTCCCGGGTTCGCACCTGGTCCCGACCGTGCGCGGTGAGCTGCTGGCCCGGCTCGGCCGGCGCCCGGAGGCGCGCGCCGAACTGGAGCTGGCCGCCCGGCTGTGCGCCAACCAGCGCGAACGCTCGGTACTGCTGCGCAAGGCGGCCACGCTGGGTTGA
- a CDS encoding YciI family protein: MSKYMLIMRGTDESNAAMMADIDEMMVTSRRFIEDLFKAGVYVAAEGLDDPGKGVVVDFGGETPVVTDGPYGETKELFGGFFLIDVASKEEAVEWAKRVPAAPGAKVEVRRVPGEDEVPAESGTSAESTGRR; encoded by the coding sequence ATGTCGAAGTACATGCTGATCATGCGGGGCACCGACGAGTCGAACGCGGCCATGATGGCCGACATCGACGAGATGATGGTCACCAGCCGCCGGTTCATCGAGGACCTGTTCAAGGCCGGCGTCTACGTCGCGGCCGAAGGGCTGGACGATCCGGGCAAGGGCGTCGTGGTCGACTTCGGCGGCGAGACGCCAGTGGTCACCGACGGGCCGTACGGGGAGACCAAGGAGCTCTTCGGGGGGTTCTTCCTGATCGACGTCGCCTCGAAGGAAGAGGCGGTCGAGTGGGCCAAGCGGGTCCCGGCGGCGCCCGGGGCCAAGGTCGAGGTGCGGCGGGTGCCCGGCGAGGACGAGGTCCCGGCGGAAAGCGGGACGTCCGCCGAGAGCACCGGCCGGCGCTGA
- a CDS encoding dihydrofolate reductase family protein translates to MKLTTITQVTLDGVTQGNGGASEEDRRNGFERGGWAKGAGDDETRAFITRTYQRAGAYLFGRRTYELFAGSWGAIDRMRSHPVGVALNAAPKYVASTTLTAPGWADTTVLSGDLEAAVADLKARPGGELQVHGSGTLTRWLLERGLVDEMILLVVPVVLGQGARLFPDAGPDLALDLVESRADSKGVTIQVYRPAGRPQYAMA, encoded by the coding sequence ATGAAGCTGACGACCATCACCCAGGTCACCCTCGACGGAGTCACTCAGGGAAACGGCGGCGCGTCGGAGGAGGACCGCCGGAACGGGTTCGAGCGCGGCGGCTGGGCCAAGGGCGCGGGTGACGACGAGACCAGGGCGTTCATCACGCGGACCTACCAGCGTGCCGGCGCGTACCTGTTCGGCCGGCGGACCTACGAACTGTTCGCCGGGTCCTGGGGAGCGATCGACCGGATGCGCTCGCACCCCGTCGGCGTGGCGTTGAACGCGGCCCCCAAGTACGTCGCCTCGACGACGCTCACCGCGCCGGGCTGGGCGGACACGACCGTCCTGTCCGGCGACCTCGAGGCCGCGGTCGCGGATCTGAAGGCCCGGCCGGGCGGTGAGCTGCAGGTGCACGGCAGCGGCACCCTGACCCGGTGGCTGCTGGAGCGCGGTCTGGTCGACGAGATGATCCTGCTCGTGGTCCCGGTCGTGCTCGGCCAGGGCGCGCGGTTGTTCCCGGACGCCGGTCCGGACCTCGCGCTCGACCTCGTCGAGTCGCGAGCCGACTCGAAGGGCGTGACGATCCAGGTCTACCGGCCGGCCGGGCGCCCGCAGTACGCGATGGCCTGA
- a CDS encoding YciI family protein: MQYLVSVIDDKDDPGSTDRQPAISEFNERLIAEGYWVFAGGLADTGTATVIDNRGGQAVVTDGPFVESKEYLAGVWVWEAPDLDVALKLATEASKVCDRKIEVRPFR, translated from the coding sequence ATGCAGTACCTGGTTTCCGTCATCGACGACAAGGACGACCCCGGCAGCACGGACCGGCAGCCGGCCATCAGCGAGTTCAACGAACGGCTGATCGCCGAGGGCTACTGGGTTTTCGCGGGCGGGCTCGCGGACACCGGCACGGCCACGGTCATCGACAACCGGGGCGGGCAGGCGGTGGTCACCGACGGCCCCTTCGTCGAGTCCAAGGAGTACCTCGCCGGCGTCTGGGTCTGGGAGGCCCCCGACCTGGACGTGGCGCTCAAGCTCGCCACCGAGGCGTCGAAGGTCTGCGACCGGAAGATCGAGGTGCGGCCGTTCCGATGA
- a CDS encoding RNA polymerase sigma factor, with protein MTGTDDDVDDAVTRVHREEWARVVAALTRRFGDLDVAEEAAAEAFATAVERWPADGVPPNPGAWLTTTATRKAIDRIRRENKRDDKHGEAQKEAQMRYDDPPEPLGVLDDDRLRLIFTCCHPALAMDARLALTLRLVGGLTMPEIARAFLVAESTMGQRITRAKAKIKAARIPYRMPSAEDLPARVTGVLAVLFLVFNEGYLATGPDTDPVRRDLTAEAIRLTRLIRALLPDDGEVAGLLALMLLIEARGPARVSAGGELVALAEQDRGAWDAALIAEGHRLVRERLAAAAAGVAPGRYQILAAINAVHTSARDIRDTDWSQVVALYDRLVRLDPSPIVALNRAIAVAELDGPDVALAAVDRLADKLAGYHAYHVTRADLLRRLGRSRESRAAYDKAIGLAGNTAEIAYLTRRRDQLR; from the coding sequence ATGACGGGCACCGACGACGACGTCGACGACGCGGTCACCCGGGTGCACCGCGAGGAGTGGGCCCGGGTGGTCGCCGCGCTGACCCGGCGGTTCGGTGACCTCGACGTCGCCGAGGAGGCGGCCGCGGAGGCGTTCGCGACCGCGGTCGAGCGGTGGCCGGCCGACGGCGTGCCGCCCAACCCCGGCGCCTGGCTGACCACCACCGCCACCCGCAAGGCCATCGACCGGATCCGGCGCGAGAACAAGCGCGACGACAAGCACGGGGAAGCCCAGAAGGAGGCACAGATGCGGTACGACGACCCGCCCGAGCCCCTCGGCGTCCTCGACGACGACCGGCTCCGGCTGATCTTCACCTGCTGTCACCCGGCGCTCGCGATGGACGCCCGCCTGGCGCTGACCCTGCGGCTGGTCGGCGGGCTGACCATGCCCGAGATCGCCCGCGCCTTCCTGGTCGCCGAGAGCACCATGGGGCAGCGGATCACCCGCGCGAAGGCCAAGATCAAGGCGGCCCGCATCCCTTACCGGATGCCGTCCGCCGAGGACCTCCCGGCCCGCGTCACCGGCGTGCTCGCCGTCCTCTTCCTCGTGTTCAACGAGGGCTACCTGGCGACGGGCCCGGACACCGATCCGGTCCGCCGGGACCTGACGGCCGAGGCGATCCGGCTCACCCGCCTGATCCGGGCCCTGCTGCCCGACGACGGCGAGGTCGCCGGGCTGCTGGCGCTGATGCTGCTCATCGAGGCCCGCGGCCCCGCCCGGGTCTCGGCCGGCGGCGAACTGGTCGCGCTCGCCGAGCAGGACCGCGGGGCCTGGGACGCGGCGCTGATCGCCGAGGGGCACCGGCTGGTGCGCGAGCGCCTCGCCGCGGCCGCCGCCGGCGTGGCGCCGGGGCGCTACCAGATCCTCGCGGCGATCAACGCCGTGCACACCTCCGCCCGCGACATCCGCGACACCGACTGGTCGCAGGTCGTCGCCCTCTACGACCGGCTCGTCCGGCTCGACCCGTCGCCGATCGTCGCCCTCAACCGGGCCATCGCGGTCGCCGAACTGGACGGCCCGGACGTGGCGCTGGCCGCTGTCGACCGGCTCGCGGACAAGCTGGCCGGGTACCACGCCTACCACGTGACCCGCGCCGACCTGCTGCGCCGGCTGGGCCGGAGCCGGGAATCACGCGCTGCGTACGACAAGGCCATCGGGCTGGCGGGCAACACCGCGGAAATCGCCTACCTGACCCGCCGTCGCGACCAGTTGCGGTAG
- a CDS encoding MBL fold metallo-hydrolase, producing the protein MLKQVADGVWVRQSEWVWSNAVVVRGDAGLTVVDPGIDGADLNQLADDVDRLGIPVVAGFATHPHWDHLLWHARFGDVPRYATAACAQLAGEARERAQKMAAESATGIPLELVALLTPLPADGGGVPGEIVEHQAHAVGHAAILLADRGVLLAGDMLSDVLIPLLDPRRPGQLSAYETALDRLAEAAEHVDVVIPGHGAVAEGSEVAARFAADRAYLGALRRGEEPADARLEQDWLAGPHQANVEQARR; encoded by the coding sequence ATGCTGAAGCAGGTGGCCGACGGGGTCTGGGTCCGGCAGAGCGAGTGGGTCTGGAGCAACGCCGTCGTGGTGCGCGGCGACGCGGGGTTGACCGTGGTCGATCCCGGCATCGACGGCGCCGATCTGAACCAGCTCGCCGACGACGTGGACCGGCTGGGCATTCCGGTGGTGGCCGGGTTCGCCACCCACCCGCACTGGGACCACCTGCTGTGGCACGCCCGGTTCGGCGACGTGCCGCGCTACGCCACCGCCGCCTGCGCGCAGCTCGCCGGTGAAGCCCGGGAGCGGGCGCAGAAGATGGCTGCGGAGAGCGCGACGGGCATCCCGCTCGAGCTGGTCGCACTCCTCACCCCGCTGCCCGCGGACGGCGGAGGGGTGCCGGGCGAGATCGTCGAGCACCAGGCGCACGCCGTCGGCCACGCCGCGATCCTCCTCGCGGACCGGGGTGTCCTGCTCGCCGGCGACATGCTGTCCGACGTCCTGATCCCGCTGCTCGACCCGCGCCGCCCCGGTCAGCTGAGCGCCTACGAGACGGCCCTCGACCGCCTGGCCGAGGCAGCCGAGCACGTCGATGTCGTGATCCCCGGCCACGGCGCCGTGGCCGAAGGATCCGAGGTGGCGGCCCGTTTCGCCGCCGACCGCGCCTACCTCGGAGCGCTGCGGCGAGGCGAAGAACCGGCCGACGCGCGCCTCGAGCAGGACTGGCTCGCCGGCCCCCACCAGGCGAACGTGGAGCAGGCCCGGCGCTAG
- a CDS encoding YcaO-like family protein, producing MSAEWIAGHVRVVAEGPDRCLLVPPSRTVLRVRVAAERMRSWLALLDGTRTEEELLAAAPDPGGFAEVWDALTRDGCVQPVADTRDRSWYRLLPQALRTQRLHDYRFLWLGPAGPVTALAEAWQAAGLRTEARVCAQDGLLTAAGQALDDFGPRLVVCPVFSHAPAKAVIALDDELERLDALRLVVRLLDHKIFAGPVIKPGVGATMSDVYRRREAAAASPAMFLAEHQEPPAAEPDSLRPAELRWAGATLAVQAERWLAGAARAEIQSAELVLDCAHLSVEHHGIIALPDQGDRRRAVRRTDAWHLRDPEAGVIRSVKVQPTPAHFPRSLHIAVARAADMRRVMDFPNDLTAFGSSWESAAAAEGPAIGELIERYCANWVSPRTPMVSASYTELTRRGLAAVAPGSLVGYSADQHAERGFPFAPLAEDTTVAWVPGRGLVSGAERWVPACWVYVSWNSVRPEGEQRHLYPNLSGIAGGRTWADAVANGLCETIERDASMVWWANTPVLPRVPLAEFAPELAAELGDRFRTSIIPISGRYGMATVAACVQDVRSDFLAIGFATRPGFAEAGRKALAEGVGLQWTGLTMGGARPGSAQANVLSAQRNLKPFRADSRYLDSYRADFRDVKDLSCQLQIYLDPRAAARVSPWTLDLPAGLRPAEPAGAPETADAQIGRIAGALQAEFGEEPIAVDLTTPDIAEAGFSAVRVLSPGLVPNFPAAFPQWGGERVSRAAVTLGWRETPLPESGLNRFPLAHY from the coding sequence ATGTCAGCTGAATGGATCGCCGGGCACGTCCGGGTCGTCGCCGAGGGGCCGGACCGCTGCCTCCTGGTGCCCCCGAGCCGGACCGTTCTTCGCGTCCGCGTCGCGGCCGAACGGATGCGGAGCTGGCTCGCGCTCCTGGACGGCACCCGCACCGAAGAGGAACTGCTGGCCGCGGCCCCCGATCCCGGTGGGTTCGCCGAGGTCTGGGACGCGCTGACCCGCGACGGCTGCGTCCAGCCGGTCGCCGACACCCGCGACCGGTCCTGGTACCGGCTGCTCCCGCAAGCGCTGCGCACGCAGCGGCTCCACGACTACCGGTTCCTCTGGCTCGGCCCCGCCGGGCCCGTGACGGCGCTGGCCGAGGCCTGGCAGGCCGCCGGCCTGCGCACCGAGGCCCGTGTGTGCGCCCAGGACGGCCTCCTCACCGCCGCCGGCCAGGCGCTCGACGACTTCGGGCCGCGCCTGGTCGTCTGCCCGGTGTTCAGCCACGCGCCGGCGAAGGCCGTGATCGCGCTGGACGACGAGCTCGAACGGCTCGACGCGCTGCGGCTGGTCGTCCGGCTGCTCGACCACAAGATCTTCGCCGGGCCGGTGATCAAACCCGGTGTCGGCGCGACCATGTCGGACGTCTACCGCCGCCGGGAGGCCGCCGCGGCGTCCCCGGCGATGTTCCTGGCCGAGCACCAGGAGCCGCCGGCGGCCGAGCCGGATTCGCTGCGGCCCGCGGAACTGCGCTGGGCCGGCGCGACGCTGGCCGTGCAGGCCGAGCGCTGGCTCGCCGGGGCCGCCCGCGCCGAGATCCAGTCGGCCGAGCTGGTGCTGGACTGCGCGCACCTGAGCGTCGAGCACCACGGCATCATCGCCCTGCCCGACCAGGGCGACCGCCGTCGCGCGGTGCGCCGCACCGACGCGTGGCACCTGCGCGATCCCGAGGCCGGGGTGATCCGGTCGGTGAAGGTGCAGCCGACACCGGCGCACTTCCCGCGTTCACTGCACATCGCGGTGGCCCGCGCGGCCGACATGCGCCGGGTGATGGACTTTCCCAACGACCTGACCGCGTTCGGCTCCAGCTGGGAAAGCGCCGCGGCCGCCGAAGGCCCGGCGATCGGCGAGCTGATCGAGCGCTACTGCGCGAACTGGGTGTCGCCGCGGACGCCGATGGTGTCGGCGAGCTACACCGAGCTGACGCGGCGAGGGCTCGCCGCGGTGGCGCCGGGCAGCCTCGTCGGGTACTCGGCGGACCAGCACGCGGAGCGCGGGTTCCCGTTCGCGCCGCTGGCCGAAGACACGACCGTGGCGTGGGTTCCGGGCCGCGGGCTGGTGAGCGGCGCCGAGCGGTGGGTCCCGGCGTGCTGGGTGTACGTGTCGTGGAACTCCGTGCGGCCGGAAGGCGAACAGCGGCACCTCTACCCGAACCTGTCCGGCATCGCGGGCGGCCGCACCTGGGCGGACGCCGTCGCGAACGGCCTGTGCGAGACGATCGAGCGCGACGCGTCCATGGTCTGGTGGGCGAACACGCCGGTGCTGCCGCGGGTTCCGCTCGCGGAGTTCGCGCCGGAACTCGCCGCCGAGCTCGGCGACCGGTTCCGGACGTCGATCATCCCGATCTCCGGCCGGTACGGCATGGCCACCGTCGCCGCCTGCGTGCAGGACGTCCGGTCGGACTTCCTGGCCATCGGGTTCGCGACCCGGCCCGGCTTCGCCGAAGCGGGCCGGAAAGCGCTTGCCGAAGGCGTCGGTCTCCAGTGGACCGGGCTGACGATGGGCGGGGCGCGGCCGGGCAGCGCGCAGGCGAACGTCCTTTCCGCGCAACGGAACCTCAAGCCGTTCCGGGCGGATTCGCGGTACCTGGACTCGTACCGGGCCGACTTCCGCGACGTCAAGGATCTGTCCTGCCAGCTGCAGATCTACCTGGACCCGCGGGCGGCCGCGCGGGTCTCGCCGTGGACGCTCGACCTCCCCGCCGGTCTCCGCCCGGCCGAGCCGGCGGGTGCGCCGGAGACCGCGGACGCGCAGATCGGGCGGATCGCCGGGGCCCTGCAAGCGGAATTCGGCGAAGAACCGATCGCCGTCGACCTGACCACGCCGGACATCGCCGAGGCCGGGTTCTCGGCGGTGCGCGTGCTCAGCCCCGGCCTGGTGCCGAACTTCCCGGCGGCGTTCCCGCAGTGGGGCGGCGAGCGGGTGAGCCGGGCCGCCGTCACGCTCGGCTGGCGCGAGACGCCGCTGCCGGAGTCCGGGCTGAACCGCTTTCCGCTCGCGCACTACTGA
- a CDS encoding MFS transporter — protein sequence MFARWTQLDLARIPRGRSVLASVAIDSVASGALVPFIPLYFVFRAGLSQPAVGVLMTLAAILALPAGTLASRFVGRFGSARCLVVINYARAFAAVGALFATSRLLALVVLLLSTAGDNAFWASNSTFVADITGDQRRRWYALEGSIRNAAMGFGALVGGISVGFAGNGGLTVFMALNAVSFLVAAVLLRGVRTAPRVAGAERPARALAVYADLRFSVFLIASVLLVVPLLAMPSVLTLSLVQKGQWGAGLAGALIALNVVLLVLLLPVVSRRLERYQHRTVMIAAALSIAAGAAVLGVGFLLPAWGTAVCAVFGMVGLTAGELLSTSVMNDFVARIAPAARLAQYMAAYQLGWAAAGLLWPVVMLSLTARGGTVVWLVTAACGAVAAAACTMVRPPPAPVAPAPPAAVAAAVR from the coding sequence ATGTTCGCCCGCTGGACGCAGCTCGACCTCGCCCGGATCCCGCGTGGCCGGTCCGTGCTCGCCTCGGTCGCCATCGACTCCGTCGCCAGCGGGGCCCTGGTGCCGTTCATCCCGCTGTACTTCGTCTTCCGGGCCGGTCTTTCCCAGCCCGCGGTCGGCGTGCTGATGACGCTGGCCGCGATCCTGGCCCTGCCGGCCGGGACCCTGGCCAGCCGGTTCGTCGGGCGGTTCGGCTCGGCACGCTGTCTCGTGGTCATCAACTACGCTCGGGCGTTCGCCGCGGTCGGGGCCCTGTTCGCGACCAGCCGGCTGCTCGCGTTGGTCGTCCTGCTGCTCTCGACCGCGGGCGACAACGCCTTCTGGGCCAGCAACTCGACTTTCGTCGCCGACATCACCGGGGACCAGCGGCGCCGGTGGTACGCGCTGGAAGGCAGCATCCGCAACGCCGCCATGGGGTTCGGCGCGCTGGTCGGCGGCATTTCGGTCGGGTTCGCCGGGAACGGCGGGCTGACCGTGTTCATGGCGCTGAACGCCGTGTCGTTCCTGGTCGCGGCGGTGCTGCTGCGCGGGGTGCGCACCGCGCCGCGGGTCGCCGGCGCCGAACGGCCGGCCCGCGCGCTGGCCGTCTACGCGGACCTCAGGTTCAGTGTCTTCCTGATCGCCTCGGTGCTGCTGGTGGTGCCGTTGCTGGCGATGCCGTCCGTGCTCACGCTGTCCTTGGTCCAAAAAGGACAATGGGGGGCCGGGCTGGCGGGAGCGCTGATCGCGCTCAACGTCGTGCTCCTCGTGCTGCTGCTGCCTGTGGTGTCGCGGCGGCTGGAGCGGTACCAGCACCGGACGGTCATGATCGCCGCGGCGCTGTCGATCGCGGCCGGCGCCGCCGTGCTCGGCGTCGGCTTCCTGTTGCCGGCCTGGGGAACCGCGGTGTGCGCGGTGTTCGGCATGGTCGGGCTGACCGCCGGTGAGCTGCTGAGCACGTCGGTGATGAACGACTTCGTGGCCCGGATCGCGCCGGCCGCCCGGCTGGCCCAGTACATGGCGGCCTACCAGCTCGGCTGGGCCGCCGCCGGGCTGCTCTGGCCGGTGGTCATGCTGTCGCTGACCGCCCGCGGCGGGACGGTGGTGTGGCTGGTGACGGCGGCGTGCGGGGCGGTGGCCGCCGCCGCGTGCACCATGGTCCGCCCGCCACCCGCCCCGGTGGCCCCCGCCCCGCCCGCCGCCGTGGCGGCCGCGGTCCGATGA